The Deinococcus sp. YIM 134068 genomic interval GCACACGTTGAAGTACCGCAGCTTGACGTGCCGGACGCCGTGCGACCGCTCGAAGGCGTTCAGCATCTGCTCGGTCATCAGCTTGGTCTCGCCGTACACGCTCGTCGGCCCCTTCGGCGCGTCCTCCGGAATGGGCGTGGACTCGGCGTCCCCGTACACGGCGGCGGTGGAGCTGAAGACGACGGGGGCCTTCACCGTCTCCGCGTTCGCCTGAAGGAGGTTGAGGCTGCCCACCACGTTGTTGCGGTAGTAGCGGGCCGGGGCACGCATGCTCTCGCCCACCTCGATCAGGGCGGCGAAATGGACCAGCCCATCAGGCTTCACGCGCCCGAAGACCTCGCGCACCGCCTCCAGGTCGAGGAGGTCCACGCGCTCCAGCGTCGCCCCTGGCGGCAGCGCCTCGGGGTGGCCGCTGGAGAGGTTGTCGAGGACGGTGACGCGGTGCCCGGCCCCCAGCAGGCGGCGAACGGTATGGCTGCCGATGTACCCGGCCCCGCCGGTGACGAGAAGATTCATGGAACTGACCTTACAGGATGGGAAGGGACGAGGGGGGAGGGCGTCTCAAGGTGTGGATGAGACGGTTTCATCGGGAGCGTCCCCGCTACGGCGGCCCGTGGTGGCCGTACAGAACGCTGTCTGCCACCCGCACTCATGAAATCCCCCCCGCCCCGCCCCTTACGGCACCACCCGCTGCCCCTCCCCGCTGTACCGCGCCAGCACGCCGTCCGCGATGGCAGCCGCCTCCCCCTGCGGCACGAGCGCCACGAGCGCCCCGCCGAAGCCCGCCCCCGTCATCCGGGCACCGTACACACGCGGGTCCGCCTGAAGGAGCGCCACCAGCTCGTCCACGCGGGGATGGGAGACCTCGTAATCATGTTGCAGGCTGGCGTGCGAGGCGTTCATCAACTCGCCGAAGCGGGCGGCGTCGGCCCCCAGCGCGGCCAGCACCCGTGCGTTCTCCGTGACCACGTGGCGGGCGCGGCGGCGCAACAGGGCGTCGGAGAGGGCCTCGACCTGGGAAACGTCCGTCACGTCACGTAATTCCGGCACGCCGAGTTGCCGGGCGGCCTCCTCGACCTGCGCGCGGCGCTCGTTGTAGCCGCTGCCCGCCAGGGTGCGTGGGACCCCGGAGTCAAGCACGAGGATTTCCGCCCCCGCCGGGAAGGGGTACACGCGGCGCTCCAGGCTGCGCGTGTCGAGAAACAGCATCCGCGTCGTGTCGGCGAGGCTGCTCGCCATCTGATCCATGATGCCCGACTTCACGCCCACATACTCGTGTTCCACCCGCTGCCCGATCAGGGCGATCTCCACGTCGTCCTGGGGCAGCCCGTACAGCTCCCGCAGGGCGCGCAGGGTGGCGATCTCCAGCGCCGCGCTGCTGCTCAACCCCCCGCTCGGCACGTCGCTCGTGATGAACACATCGAGGGCGTCGTCCACCCCCATGAGTTCGATGCAGCCGATCACGTAGGGGGCGAAGTCCTCGCCGCGCTCACCGAGGGGAACGGTCAGCGTGCGGTTCAGGTTGGCGCTGTGGAGGCGGTGTGCCCCACCGTTGCTCCGCGAGATGGCGACGGTGGCCTGCTGGGGAATCGCCGTGGGCAGCACGAATCCGCCCTGATAGTCGGTGTGTTCGCCCAGAAGGTTGACCCGGCCCGGCGCACTGGCCGTCACCTCTGGGTCACGTCCGAAGACGACTTGGAAAGTCATGCGCGTGCCTGCCGTTGGGAAGAGGAAGGTAATTCACGTTTCGCCATAGCCCCCCTATTCTGCCCCGGCGGTGCCCCTGGCCGCACGCCCTCACGCCAGCACGTAGCCCTGGGCCACCTCCCGGTAGGCCCGCACCTGCCCCTCCGCCCACGCCGCGTCCCGTCCCAGCTCCTCGGCGAGGAGGGCGGCGACGCGGGGGGCGGCCTCGATGCTCGCGCGGGCGTTGAGCAACCGGGCGCGGGTGCGGCGCGAGAGCACGTCCTCCACGGTGCGCGCCTGCTCGTGCCGCGCGTCATGCCGACGAGCGTGCCTCGCGCGGAGGGGTCCCAGTAGGATGCCCCCAGCCCCATGAAGGCGGGCACCAGAAAGACGCCCTCCGACGACTCCACGCTCGTGGCCAACACCTCGACCTCGCGGCTCTCGCGGATCATGCTCAGCCCGTCACGCAACCATTGGACCACCGCCCCCGCCCCTCTCGCCGACCGCTTCCCTACCGCAGCGCCAGATGCAACCGTCGCCGCTCGCCGTCCTCCACCACGTAGTAGTAGATGCCCTTCATGACCCGACCCTGGCCCTGGACGCTCAGCCTCTCCGTGCGGTCGAGGGCATAGGGATGGGCGCGGCGCAGGGCGACGACCTTGCGCGGCCCCAGGTCGGTGCGGACATAGGGGATGAGCTGGCGGGCGAGGTCGTTGAGGCGTGCGCTGTCGCTCAGGGGAATCTCGCCCAGACGCCGCAGCAGGGCACCCACGATCTGCTTCTGGCGGTCCTCACGCCCGAAGGCCCCGCGCGGGTCGAGCTTCCGCATCCGGCTGTAGGCCAGCGCCGTCTCGCCATTCAGGTGCATCGGCCCCTTCTGGAAGGTGTGGCCCTCGTAGGTGAAGGAGAAGGGCACGTCCACGTCCACCCCGCCCACCTGATCGATCAGGCTGCGGAAGCCGCCCTGGCTGATCTCCACGTAGTACTGGAAGGGAAAGCCGAAAAAGCGTTGCAGGGTGTGATTGAGCAGGTCCACCCCGCCAAACTGGTAGGCGTGGTTCACCTTGTCGAAGCCGTGGTGGGGGATGTCCACCCAGGTGTCGCGCGGCACGCTGACGATCTCCAGCACCTCCCGCCCTGGGTTGAGTGTGACGAGCATGATGGAGTCGGCCCGCCCCTTGCCGATGCGCTCCTGATCGTTCCCGACGAGCAGGATGTGGACGTTGTTGGTGTGGGGATTGGGCCGGGAACTGCCCGCGTCGTACCGTCCGGGTGTGTGCGCGGGGGCTTGGGACGGGGTGGCCTGCGGGTTCTGCTGAGGTAGCTGCGGCTGGGGCGTCTGTGGAGCTGCCTGGGGCTGCGGTCTCTGTGCCTGTGTGGTCTGAGCTGGAGGTGGTGCTGGTGCGGATGTGGCGCTCGCCTCTGGCTTCTGGGTCCGGGCCTGTGTGACGGACTTTGCCGGAACAGGCGTGACCTCGGGCGCGGGCGTCGTGGCGGCCTGCTCTTTCTTCTTCACCTGTGCGGAAGACTGAATGGGCTGAACAGGCTGGGCGGGCGCGGGCTTCGGCTCCGCCGCCGGTTTGGACGGCGTGGGCGTCGCGGCACTTACCTCCGTCTCCCCCCCGCCTCCCGATTTCAGGTCGGCGAAGAGCGGGTCGGCCACCGCCTCGGCGTGGTCGTAATCGTCCAGCTCGTGCCACAGGGCGCGGGCAATCTCCCCCGTCTCCTGCTTCTCCTGATACAGGTAGCCGCCCGCCCCACCCGCCGCCAGCAGCGAGGCGAGCAGCCAGAGCTTCCACCGCCTCCTCACGGATACGACCGGAGGGGGAGCGACGGGCGAGGCGGGAGGGCAGTCATAGACTGCTCCATCCTAGCCGGGGAACCTGACGCGCGCCTTCCACCCTCCGGCTGATGTGTGAGGGAAGGGTAAAGGCGGAGGATTCAGGAGTTCACCTCTCCCCGCCGTGCCCGCCGACGCACCTGCTCCGGCGTCAGGGGCGGACCGTGACCGGGCAGGACGAGGCGGAGGTCGAGTTCTGCCACGTGCCGCAACGTCTCCTCCGCCCCTCGGTGATCGGCGCTGTAGACCGGGCGGGGCAGATGCGCGCCGTCCCGCGAGCCGACCACCGCGTCCCCGGCAATCAGCACGCCGTCCCGCATCAGCCCGAGTTGCCCCGCCGTGTGGCCGGGCAGGTGGAGGACGGTCCAGCCGTGGACCTGTTCTCCGGGCGAGACGCCGCGAAGAGATTGGGGAGGAACCTTCGGGTGGACGCGCGACACCCGCTCTCCCAGCCCCGGCACCCTCAGTGGAAGGTCATGCCGCTCGCCCGCGAGGAAGGGATGCTCCGCCGGGTGCGCGAGGACGGGCAGACCGCGCCGCGCCGCCAGGAACGCCCCGCTCGTATGGTCCACATGGCGGTGGGTGACGAGGAGGGCGTCAGGTCGGAACGCCCTGAGCAGGCGGGCGAACTGCGGCGCGAAGGGCAGCGCCCCGGCGTCCACGATCAGCCGTCCCTCCGGCCCGTCCAGCAGATAGACGTTGGCGTGCAGGGTGCGGAGGTGAACCCGCCAGCCCCCCACCCCCTCGGCGACGGGCGGTCTCACTCGTCCTCGCCGTCCCCGGCACCGCCCAGTCCGGCGAGCGCAGCGGTGAGGACTGGACCCTCACCGGGGATCAGCGCGTAGTCGCAGCGGGCGAGGAAGGCCGCGTCCGAGGGGACCGCGCTCACCCCCAGGCTCAACGTCACCCCGCCACCGAGGCGAGAGAGGACGTAGTTCACCGCCCCCTCGGGGTTGACCTCGCGCGGAAGCAGGGTCAGGGCGTCCGCCTCCTCGATCAGCCGTAACCGTCCCTGGAACGGCCCCTCGTTGAGCCAGGTGCGCCACTCGCGGGCGGCGGCGTCCAGCGCGTGCGTCAGGTCGTGCCGGTGGCGCAGCGTCACCATCAGGGGGAGGCCGTGCCGCTCGTGGAGCCGCGCCTCGGTGCCCAGTTGCCCCAGCCAGCCGATGTGCTCGGCGGCCTGGTGGGCGAGCCGCAGAATGCCCTCGTACTCCTCCAGCGTCTCCACCGTCAGGCTCCGCCACGCCGCGTCCTCCTCGCCATCTGGGTTGAGGACGACCGCCCCGTGCCGAAGCACCTGCCAGGACGTGAAGGCGGCGGGCACGTCCAGCAGCCCCTCCTCGTCCAGCCCGGTGACGGGGATAAGTTCGGTGTTTGCGAGGAGGGAGGCGAGCGTGACCTGCGCGGTGGTCGGCTCCTCACCGGGCGTGGAGGCCGTGAGAATGCCCGCAGGATTGATGAACGTGACGATCATGGGGGCACTTTAGAGGGGGTCTGACTTCTGGTGCTTGTTTGATCCTCCCCTCCCCGGCGGGTCAGGGATCGGTGCCGCCTTCTGTGTGAGGGTGAGGCCGCCGTCGGAGAAGCCGGACGCGCCGGATTCCAGGTGCATTCCTCGGAGCGGAAGGCTGACCGCTCGCGGCTCAGGGCCGACCGCTGACGGCTCCCTTTCTGCTAGCATCCTCCCAAGCCCACCTAACAAATGGCCGTTCGGTTCCCCCGAGGCGGCTTCCGGAGGTTTTGCCATGAAGCGTCCCACCCGACTCCTGCTGACCGCCCTTCTCGCCTCCTCCTCCCTCGCGCTGGCCGACGTGCGGGTGGGTGTCGTCGTGTCGTCCACCGGCCCGGCGGCGAGCCTCGGCATCCCCGAGAAGAACACGGTCGCGCTGCTGCCGCAGACCATCGGCGGGCAGAAGGTGATCTACACGGTGCTGGACGACGCCTCCGACACCACCGCCGCCGTGACGGCCACCCGCAAGCTCATTCAGGACAGCCGGGTGGACCTCATCATCGGGACGACGACCACGCCCGCGTCGCTCGCCATGATCGACGTGGTATCCGAGGCGAAGGTGCCCATGATCAGCCTCGCCGCGTCCGAGGCGATCATCAAGCCCGTGGACGCCCGCCGAAGCTGGGTGTTCAAGACGCCGCAGACCGACGCGCTGATGGCCGCCGCCATCGCCCAGCACATGCAGCAGAACAAGGTGAAGACGGTGGGCTACATCGGCTTCAACGACGCCTACGGCGAGGGCTGGCTCTCGGAACTCCAGAAGAACGCGGCGGCACGGGGTATCCGGGTCGTGGCGGTGGAACGCTATGGCCGCAGCGATACCAGCGTCACCGGGCAGATTCTCAAGGTCCTCGCGGCCCGGCCCGACGCCGTGCTCGTCGGCGCGTCCGGCGTGCCCGCCGTGCTGCCGCAGAAGACGCTGAAGGACCGGGGCTTCACGGGCAAGATTTACCAGACGCACGGGGTCGCCAACGCCGACTTCCTGCGCGTGGGGGGCCGCGACGTAGAGGGCGCGATCCTGCCCGCCGGACCCGTGCTCGTCGCCTCGCAGCTTCCCGACACCAACCCCAGCAAGAAGGTCGGCCTCGCCTACGTCAACCTCTACGAGAGCCGGTACGGCCAGAACAGCGTCAGCACCTTCGGGGCGCACATGTGGGACGCGGGGCTGCTGCTGCAAAAGGCGATTCCCGCCGCGCTGAAAAAGGCTAAACCTGGCACCGCCGAGTTCCGCTCCGCCGTGCGCGACGCGCTGGAGGGCACCCGCAACGTGATCGGCGCGCACGGCATCTTCAACCTCAGCGCGCAGGACCACCTCGGCCTGGACGCCCGCAGCCGGGTGATGGTGCAGGTCGTGGACGGGGACTGGAAGCTGATTCGGTAGGAGCGGCCAGCGGCCAGCCGCCAGCAGGAACTCAGGTGGGGTCGGGGCGTGCTTCCCGGCCCCCCCGCTCTTTGGGGGTGAGAATATGACGACAGTTGAGGCGGCGTGGGTGGACGCGTTGCGTGCGCGGCTGGGCGAGCGGGTGAGCGTTCAGCCCGGCGACCTGACGGCCCACGCACGGGACGAGGGCACGCCATATCACTTCGCGCCCGGTGCGGTCGTCTTCGCGCGGTCGGAGGAGGACGTGGTGGGGGCGCTGGCCGTCGCTCGGGAGTACGGGGTGTCCGTCACACCCTGGGGAGCTGGGACAAGCCTGGAGGGGGCCGCGCTGCCCACGCCGGGCGGCCTCTCGCTCGACCTGAGCGGACTGGACACGGTGGGCGAGGTGGATGCGGTCGGCTTCACGGTGACGGTGGGACCGGGGGTGCGGCGGGTGGCCCTGAACCGCCGTCTACGTCCGCACGGCCTGTTCTTCCCGGTGGACCCTGGCGCGGACGCCTCGGTGGGCGGGATGGCCGCCACGAACGCGAGCGGCACGACGACCGTTCGTTACGGCGGAATGCGTGAACACGTCGCCGTCCTGCGTGTCGCGCTGATGGATGGCCGGGTGCTGACACTCGGCAGCGCGGCCCGCAAGAGCAGCAGCGGGTATGCCCTCAAGGGCCTCTTCGTCGGCTCGGAGGGGACGCTGGGGGTCATCACGTCCCTCACCCTGCGGCTGCATCCCCTCCCACCCGCGACAGCGAGCGTGCAGCTTGCCTTCCCGGACGTGGCAGGGGCTGTCGCCGCGAGCATTACCCTACGTGGCCTGGGCGTGCTGCCCGAGCGACTGGAGTTCGTGGACGCCGCGACCATCCGCGCCGTGAACCGCCACCGCGCCCGCCGCGACCCCGAGGAATCGACCCTCTGGACCGAGGTGGCGGGCCGCGACCGGGGGGACGTGGACGCCCAACTCGCCCTCGTCGCCGAGGCGGCGGCCCTGCACGGCGGGCGGGTGGTCGGGGAGGCGCGGACACCCGAGGCCGCCTCCGCCCTGTGGGCCGCCCGGCATGGCGTGTACGACGCCCTGCGCGCCGCGTGGCCAGGCCACACCACCCGCATCGGGGATGTCTGCGTGCCTCTGCCTGCGCTCGCGGACACGGCGGCCCTCGCCCTGCGCCTGCTGGACGACCACGGCCTGACCGCCCCCCTCGTCGGGCACATCGGGGACGGCAACCTGCATCTGCTGATGCACGCCCCGCCGGACGATACGGACGCCTGGGCGCGCATAGACCATGTGCTGCACGCCCTCGCCGCCCACGCCGTCGCCGTGGGGGGCACCTGCACGGGCGAACACGGCGTCGGCCTGCGGAAACGCACCTACCTCCGTGCCGAACACGGCGAGGCGCTGGACGTGATGCGCGACATGAAGGCGCTCTTCGACCCGCTGAACTTGCTCAATCCGGGGAAGGTGGTGGGGGAGGTGGAAGTGGAGGGGTAGGTGGAGGTGGTCACGCGCCCCCTCACCCCGGCCCTCTCCCACGAGGGGAGAGGGGGAAAAGAAGCTCAGGCTCTCGCTCTTTTTTCTCCTCACCCTGAACGCCTGATGTGAATCGCAAATTGAGGAGAAGGCGCGTTTTTGTCGTCTGGTAGAAGGAGGAGCGGTGTTCGTCACCCCCCTCCCCGACCCTCCCCCACAAGGAGGGAGGGAGAACAGAGCACGTCTGAAACGTTC includes:
- the galE gene encoding UDP-glucose 4-epimerase GalE, giving the protein MNLLVTGGAGYIGSHTVRRLLGAGHRVTVLDNLSSGHPEALPPGATLERVDLLDLEAVREVFGRVKPDGLVHFAALIEVGESMRAPARYYRNNVVGSLNLLQANAETVKAPVVFSSTAAVYGDAESTPIPEDAPKGPTSVYGETKLMTEQMLNAFERSHGVRHVKLRYFNVCGAEPGGQIGEDHPNKTHLIELALLTALGQREKMMIFGEDYPTPDGTCIRDYIHVVDLADAHVLAVQALADGGDSATYNVGLGHGFSVRQVLDAVDEVITADGLPPLTREVAPRRAGDPPSLVADSRRIKEDLGWTPHFTDLREIIRTAWEWHRQHPHGFAK
- the galK gene encoding galactokinase, yielding MTFQVVFGRDPEVTASAPGRVNLLGEHTDYQGGFVLPTAIPQQATVAISRSNGGAHRLHSANLNRTLTVPLGERGEDFAPYVIGCIELMGVDDALDVFITSDVPSGGLSSSAALEIATLRALRELYGLPQDDVEIALIGQRVEHEYVGVKSGIMDQMASSLADTTRMLFLDTRSLERRVYPFPAGAEILVLDSGVPRTLAGSGYNERRAQVEEAARQLGVPELRDVTDVSQVEALSDALLRRRARHVVTENARVLAALGADAARFGELMNASHASLQHDYEVSHPRVDELVALLQADPRVYGARMTGAGFGGALVALVPQGEAAAIADGVLARYSGEGQRVVP
- a CDS encoding LCP family protein: MRRRWKLWLLASLLAAGGAGGYLYQEKQETGEIARALWHELDDYDHAEAVADPLFADLKSGGGGETEVSAATPTPSKPAAEPKPAPAQPVQPIQSSAQVKKKEQAATTPAPEVTPVPAKSVTQARTQKPEASATSAPAPPPAQTTQAQRPQPQAAPQTPQPQLPQQNPQATPSQAPAHTPGRYDAGSSRPNPHTNNVHILLVGNDQERIGKGRADSIMLVTLNPGREVLEIVSVPRDTWVDIPHHGFDKVNHAYQFGGVDLLNHTLQRFFGFPFQYYVEISQGGFRSLIDQVGGVDVDVPFSFTYEGHTFQKGPMHLNGETALAYSRMRKLDPRGAFGREDRQKQIVGALLRRLGEIPLSDSARLNDLARQLIPYVRTDLGPRKVVALRRAHPYALDRTERLSVQGQGRVMKGIYYYVVEDGERRRLHLALR
- a CDS encoding MBL fold metallo-hydrolase translates to MRPPVAEGVGGWRVHLRTLHANVYLLDGPEGRLIVDAGALPFAPQFARLLRAFRPDALLVTHRHVDHTSGAFLAARRGLPVLAHPAEHPFLAGERHDLPLRVPGLGERVSRVHPKVPPQSLRGVSPGEQVHGWTVLHLPGHTAGQLGLMRDGVLIAGDAVVGSRDGAHLPRPVYSADHRGAEETLRHVAELDLRLVLPGHGPPLTPEQVRRRARRGEVNS
- a CDS encoding ABC transporter substrate-binding protein, coding for MKRPTRLLLTALLASSSLALADVRVGVVVSSTGPAASLGIPEKNTVALLPQTIGGQKVIYTVLDDASDTTAAVTATRKLIQDSRVDLIIGTTTTPASLAMIDVVSEAKVPMISLAASEAIIKPVDARRSWVFKTPQTDALMAAAIAQHMQQNKVKTVGYIGFNDAYGEGWLSELQKNAAARGIRVVAVERYGRSDTSVTGQILKVLAARPDAVLVGASGVPAVLPQKTLKDRGFTGKIYQTHGVANADFLRVGGRDVEGAILPAGPVLVASQLPDTNPSKKVGLAYVNLYESRYGQNSVSTFGAHMWDAGLLLQKAIPAALKKAKPGTAEFRSAVRDALEGTRNVIGAHGIFNLSAQDHLGLDARSRVMVQVVDGDWKLIR
- a CDS encoding FAD-binding oxidoreductase, with product MTTVEAAWVDALRARLGERVSVQPGDLTAHARDEGTPYHFAPGAVVFARSEEDVVGALAVAREYGVSVTPWGAGTSLEGAALPTPGGLSLDLSGLDTVGEVDAVGFTVTVGPGVRRVALNRRLRPHGLFFPVDPGADASVGGMAATNASGTTTVRYGGMREHVAVLRVALMDGRVLTLGSAARKSSSGYALKGLFVGSEGTLGVITSLTLRLHPLPPATASVQLAFPDVAGAVAASITLRGLGVLPERLEFVDAATIRAVNRHRARRDPEESTLWTEVAGRDRGDVDAQLALVAEAAALHGGRVVGEARTPEAASALWAARHGVYDALRAAWPGHTTRIGDVCVPLPALADTAALALRLLDDHGLTAPLVGHIGDGNLHLLMHAPPDDTDAWARIDHVLHALAAHAVAVGGTCTGEHGVGLRKRTYLRAEHGEALDVMRDMKALFDPLNLLNPGKVVGEVEVEG